The Spirochaetales bacterium DNA segment TGTTCTTTAATGCCGGGGAAGTTTTCCTCCTTGACCGGGATACGCCGTGGATGGATGAGTGGGAAGTGCAAAATAGAATAACTTTCGGGAGGCCGTACTGGTCAGGTGATGCGATGCACGATGAAGCCTTTATGGCAGTGTGTGATGGAATACTCGCCGAAATCGGTCTTTCGACGGACGGGTCGCTTCCCTCCGATACTTTCTGGCGGCAGCGTCGCGTTCATTTGACGGGGAATGATTGTCCATTTATTGCCGATCTTGCAGCGCCGGGAAACGAACTCACTCTCTCCCGTTTCCGGAAAAGCTATTACGGAAGATTATCGGAGCATTATCCTCCGGACGGACCGGATGATATCGCCTTTGTCCGTGCCCAACCGGATGAGTTCATGGGAGAGATACGTATCCATGCCCTCATTGATGACGGGTACAGCAGGGCCGCGCATTCAGACCCACCCGATATTGGTTTTATCATCCCTTTTTTGTTTCCGTTATGGCTAAAAGGCTGCCAGTTCATGAAAAGAAGACGACAAAAAAGACGTTTCTGACTCAAGTTTCCGTGGTATCGATTTCCAGAAACAGAAAGGTTTCTCCCAATAAAAGCCCTATTCGCGCCCTGAGAAGAATGATGTCGAGGCCGAAAAATTTCGATTCCTTCTCCTTCTCCAGATACCTGTCCCGCGTTTCATAGAGATCGAGTACCGGGATGAGGCCGAGGTTGAAGCTTTCCTGCTTTTTATCATATTCCTTTTGAGCGCTGGCGACCCTTTTTTTCGAGATATTGAGCAGGTCGACGCTTCTGTTGTGCAGATCGACGATTTCGGCAAGATCATCTGTAACGTTTGTCCTGGCCGATTCAAGTTCGATAAGGGCTTTTTGAATGGCCAGCTCGCTTTTTTCGGCATTGATGCGCAGCCGGTTCTGGGAAAATAGATGAAAGGTCGCGGTAAAACTCAACGAGGTGTCGAGTTTCGGTTCACGGCCCACCCACCGCTCGATTGTCGAATTATAGTCATAGCGGTCATAGGTGAGTGAAAGTCCAAGGTTGAGTGAGGGAAGCCACCTGTTCCGCTCTGCAAGGACTTTTTTCATTTTAAGGATCGCGAGCTCTTTTTCCCCCGTCTTGATTGAGAGCGATGACACCTCACCGGATAACGGCGCCTTTTCTTCAATATCTTCGAAACCGATATAGGCAAAGCGTTTTTCAGGTTCTTCCACCGCGCCGAGTTCACGGTCTCCAAGTTTTTTCCGGAGAGAGGAGAGGGCGATATCATAGTCGAGTCTGCTTTTCCTGCTAACATAAATGCTGTTGTCGTAATCCGCTTCCGCGTTCAGCAACTCGATATCGGAAATACTCCCCTGTCTGTTTTTGGAAAGCGCATACTCGTAGTTGAGTTTCGAAGCGGTTTCCGAAGTCTCCGCCAGCGTGAGAGCGAACTGTTTTTTGAGTACATCGACATACAGTTCGAGTGTTTCATAGAGAAGCTGTTGGGAGAGCAATTCGTATTCGAGAAGCATTCGTTCGTATTCCATCCGCTGTATCCGGTTTTCAAACACCTTTACGTCCGATAGGTTGAGGTAAGAGGAAAGCTCGACGGCATGATTGTGTGAAAAATCATCCGTAAAGGGCCGGGTGATTCCTCCCGTGTATGAAAGCTGGAGATCGGGGAGATAGGTAAATGGCTGGTTGCGAACCTCGAGTCGCATGGCAATGAGATCGAGTTGTTTTGTTTTCAGTTCTTTCGAATTTTCAAGCAGGATACCGGGAATATCGGAGATCGATAGTCCCTGACAAGGGCCGCAGATACATAAAAGAAAGCATGAAATGTATAAATATTTTACCATTATTCATACCTCAGCGCGGTAATGGGGTGAAGCCGTGAGGCTTTTATGGCGGGATAAATACCGAATATTATGCCGATAAAGCACGAAAAGAGAAGGGCAAGCATGATCGATCCGACGGAGATCGACGCGGCAAGACCGGAAAGCAGTGAAAGCAGTGACGCCGATAAAAACGAGAGGAGTATACCGGCAAATCCTCCGCACAAAGCCAGGATAACGGTTTCGATAATGAACTGGATGAATATGTCGAGATCGCTCGCGCCGACGCTTTTCCGGACGCCGATCTCCCGTATCCGCTGTGAGATCGAAGCGAGAATCACGTTCATGATACCGATACCGCCGACAATCAGGGCGATTGCCGCGATACTGCCCAGCACAATATTGAAAAGACCGATCTGTTTATTCATCATCTCGTAATTTTCGGCCGCCGTGTTTATTTCGAAATCCTCGACACCCCTGCTTTCCTTCAGCGTTTTACTCATCAGCTCGACCTTTTCCGTGAGATTATCCGGACTTTTTAATAGGATATTGACCTGATCGATCGTATTTTCTCCCCGGTACAGTATCTGTATGATCGAAAACGGAACGCAGATAATGTAGTTCTTGAACCAGAGGACATTCCCCTGTCCGTATTTCCTCCAGAACCCGCGTCTTCCCGAGGAATCCGTTTCCGGCTCCTTTTTGATTGCGTATTGCGGAATATTTGTTTTCGGTTTTTCCTCAGCCTTTTTCACCGGTCTCAACGGGTCGGTCATCTGATAGTGCTTGAAAATCCCGACAACAGTGAGGGGAACACCTTCGACGTCGATCCGCTGACCGACGGGATCTTCGTATTCGGAAAATAACTCGCCCCGGATTACCGTGCCGATGACGCAGACCCGTGCAAGCGACCAGTCGTCGAATTGCGTCAGTTCGCGTCCGCTTTCGATTTCATATTGTTCGGCCTTCATGAATGCGGGGGTAATACCGATGATACGGTTGACATGAAGTGCCCGGTCCGCCCGCTTCACCAGCGCCCATTCCCTGACCAGCGGGGAGATAACATCGATGATATCGGAGTGGTTTTTAAAGAGGACCTCCACATCCTCGAAGGTGATGCCGGTCCGTTTGGCGCCAAAAGTGAGGTTTCCCGTACCCGCTGTCTCTTCACCGGAATACGAAAGACGGATATTGTTCAACCCTCCCCACTGGTTCATGATCTCGATCGTACTTATTTTCGCCCCTTCGACGATACTCGCCATGGTGATGAGGGAGGCGACCCCCAGAGTAATACCGAGCATGGTAAGCAACGAGCGTGTTTTGTTATGAAAAATCTCTTTTATTCCCGTAAGGATGGATTCGAGGACCGTGAGGAGGAGTGTTTTCATGACCGTTCATCCCCCCTTATTCTCCCGTCGACAATCATCACCTGACGCTCCGCCCTTTCGGAAACGGCGATGTCGTGCGTGACCAAGATGATAGTACGACAATTGTCGATGAGTCTGCGGAAAATACCGATTATTTCCCCGCCCGTGACAGTATCGAGGTTGCCGGTTGGTTCATCGGCCAGAATTATAGCGGGTTCGTTCACCAGCGCGCGGGCGATCGCCACACGCTGTTTTTCTCCGCCCGAAAGTTCGTTCGGCCTGTGCTTTATCCTGTCAGAAAGACCCACCTGTTCGATTGCCGCGTGCACCCTCCTCTTTCTTTCGCTTCTGTTCAGCCCGGAGTAAATGAGGGGAAGTTCCACGTTATGGTAAACATTGTAGCGGGGCAGGAGGTTGAAGTTTTGAAATATGAACCCTATCTTTTTGTTTCGTATGTATGAGAGTTTTCTTTTTCCTTCGCCGAAAATATCGATTCCGTCGAGAAAATAGCTTCCCTCCGTCGGGACATCGAGACAGCCTATGATGTTCATGAGGGTCGATTTGCCGCTTCCCGACGGTCCCACGATTGCGATAAACGACCCGGCTTCGATATCCAGACTGATACCGGTCAGCGCCCTTACCTCGATACGGCCGATAAAATATGACTTTGATACGTTTGCGCACCGGATAAGCATCAAAACTCTTTTCTCATATTGTATGCGGGGATGGTGCCACCGTTCTTGCCGAGCAGTTGATAGGGAATATCGCTGTATATTTTGTCTCCTTCGCTCAGTCCCTCCGTGATTTCCACATGCCGGCTGTCATTGATCCCCCGTTTAACGAACCGTTTGTTGATGCCGTTTCCCTCCGCGGGAACGATCACGTATTCCCTGTTGTCTTCGATAAAAAGTGCGGTGACCGGGATTGCGAGCACGTTTTTCCTCGCGTTGATCGCTATACGGACGACCGCGCTCATGCCGGGGCGTAATTTCGTGTCCTGTTCGGAAAGCATGATTTCCGTGGAAAATACCTTTATTCCTTTTTCGTCGATCGCGTACGGCGATATTTTTGTCACCGTTCCGGTATAGGCGCCCTGCGGATTGGCGGCGATGAGGATGTCCGCCGTGTTGCCCGTATCGATTTTGTAAATATCGACCTCATTGATCGAAACTCGTATGACGAGTCTGCGCAGATCGGCGATCGTAAACAGAAGTGTTCCGCTTCTGGACGATGATTCGCCGCTAATCAGTTCTCCCTCTTCGACATCCCTTATGAGGACGATCCCGGCCAGGGGGGAGAGAATGGATAACCTTTCAACGGTAATGCTTGAATGGGAGCCGATTTCGCTCTTAAAGAGAGTGTATTCTTCATAACTCGCATTGTATTCCATTTCCGCAAGCGAAAGCGCGTCCTCGGTATTCTGAAATTCGCTTCTTGAAATAAAACCCTTTTCGTACAATTGTTTCTTTTGTTCGTATTCGGCCTTCATGTTGGTCATCGCGATTTCTTTTTCCTTGAGGTTGTTCACGAGTGAGGTAATGATTCTCGCCTGTTCGAGATCCGGTTCTATTTTTGCGATAACGTCGTTTTTCTCGACATAATCGCCTTCATCGACAAGTATTTCGGCCACCCTTCCGCTGATTCGTGATTTGACTTCCGCACTCGTTTCCGGTGCGATCTCTCCGTTTTCTTCGAGTATCTGCGTAATATCCGCGCGGTAAACACTGATAACGGGCGGGGTGTCCGGCTTTTTCCGATCGCCGCTATTTGGATTCTTCCCCGGATTCGACGAACCGCCGCATGAATAAAGCAGCAGGAAAACAGTGAGGATGAAAGTGCTTCGTATGATCATAGTCATTAAAAGTCTATTTGTTTTCACGAGCATACCTTACTTCCATACTACAGGAAATACCATGTTGAATCAATCATGAGATACCGCATATAATGAATATTCTCCCGGAGGTATTGTAAAAAGAAACAATGGGGAAACGAAAAGGTAACAGATTTCTTTTTCACCGTGAGATTGACTCGGGATTGCCATTCACGCGATACTATCGGGTATGAGGCGATTGTCCGGTTATTGATCACGGGGTATTCGCCCGGCAAGTACGAGCCGCTTCCGGTAAAACATATGAAAAGAGGAGGAGGAGATGATCAGGATAAAAGATAATGTCTTTCAGGTAGAGAAACTCAAAAGCGGGCAGGTGTATGTCCTCGTCGATAACGGCTCTGTCATTCTCATTGATTCGGGATTCATCGGCGATATGGCCGTTATCGAACGGCAGCTGGATGAAATGAACATAAAAATGAAACGGA contains these protein-coding regions:
- a CDS encoding TolC family protein, yielding MVKYLYISCFLLCICGPCQGLSISDIPGILLENSKELKTKQLDLIAMRLEVRNQPFTYLPDLQLSYTGGITRPFTDDFSHNHAVELSSYLNLSDVKVFENRIQRMEYERMLLEYELLSQQLLYETLELYVDVLKKQFALTLAETSETASKLNYEYALSKNRQGSISDIELLNAEADYDNSIYVSRKSRLDYDIALSSLRKKLGDRELGAVEEPEKRFAYIGFEDIEEKAPLSGEVSSLSIKTGEKELAILKMKKVLAERNRWLPSLNLGLSLTYDRYDYNSTIERWVGREPKLDTSLSFTATFHLFSQNRLRINAEKSELAIQKALIELESARTNVTDDLAEIVDLHNRSVDLLNISKKRVASAQKEYDKKQESFNLGLIPVLDLYETRDRYLEKEKESKFFGLDIILLRARIGLLLGETFLFLEIDTTET
- a CDS encoding ABC transporter permease, which encodes MKTLLLTVLESILTGIKEIFHNKTRSLLTMLGITLGVASLITMASIVEGAKISTIEIMNQWGGLNNIRLSYSGEETAGTGNLTFGAKRTGITFEDVEVLFKNHSDIIDVISPLVREWALVKRADRALHVNRIIGITPAFMKAEQYEIESGRELTQFDDWSLARVCVIGTVIRGELFSEYEDPVGQRIDVEGVPLTVVGIFKHYQMTDPLRPVKKAEEKPKTNIPQYAIKKEPETDSSGRRGFWRKYGQGNVLWFKNYIICVPFSIIQILYRGENTIDQVNILLKSPDNLTEKVELMSKTLKESRGVEDFEINTAAENYEMMNKQIGLFNIVLGSIAAIALIVGGIGIMNVILASISQRIREIGVRKSVGASDLDIFIQFIIETVILALCGGFAGILLSFLSASLLSLLSGLAASISVGSIMLALLFSCFIGIIFGIYPAIKASRLHPITALRYE
- a CDS encoding ABC transporter ATP-binding protein, translated to MLIRCANVSKSYFIGRIEVRALTGISLDIEAGSFIAIVGPSGSGKSTLMNIIGCLDVPTEGSYFLDGIDIFGEGKRKLSYIRNKKIGFIFQNFNLLPRYNVYHNVELPLIYSGLNRSERKRRVHAAIEQVGLSDRIKHRPNELSGGEKQRVAIARALVNEPAIILADEPTGNLDTVTGGEIIGIFRRLIDNCRTIILVTHDIAVSERAERQVMIVDGRIRGDERS
- a CDS encoding efflux RND transporter periplasmic adaptor subunit, yielding MKTNRLLMTMIIRSTFILTVFLLLYSCGGSSNPGKNPNSGDRKKPDTPPVISVYRADITQILEENGEIAPETSAEVKSRISGRVAEILVDEGDYVEKNDVIAKIEPDLEQARIITSLVNNLKEKEIAMTNMKAEYEQKKQLYEKGFISRSEFQNTEDALSLAEMEYNASYEEYTLFKSEIGSHSSITVERLSILSPLAGIVLIRDVEEGELISGESSSRSGTLLFTIADLRRLVIRVSINEVDIYKIDTGNTADILIAANPQGAYTGTVTKISPYAIDEKGIKVFSTEIMLSEQDTKLRPGMSAVVRIAINARKNVLAIPVTALFIEDNREYVIVPAEGNGINKRFVKRGINDSRHVEITEGLSEGDKIYSDIPYQLLGKNGGTIPAYNMRKEF